Proteins encoded by one window of Hippoglossus hippoglossus isolate fHipHip1 chromosome 15, fHipHip1.pri, whole genome shotgun sequence:
- the LOC117775760 gene encoding gamma-synuclein-like isoform X1 has product MDVLKKGFSMAKGGVVAAAEKTKAGVEEAATKTKEGVIYVGNKTMEGVVTGVNTVAQKTTEQANVVADTAVTGANEVAQAAVEGAENAAVASGFVSTEEAGPVAEEADLPKTEAGAEGQSEPAAQ; this is encoded by the exons ATGGACGTTCTGAAGAAGGGATTCTCCATGGCGAAGGGTGGAGTGGTGGCCGCTGCCGAGAAGACAAAGGCCGGCGTGGAGGAGGCCGCCACCAAGACCAAGGAGGGGGTCATCTATGTCG GAAACAAGACGATGGAGGGAGTCGTGACCGGAGTCAACACAG TTGCCCAGAAGACAACTGAACAGGCCAACGTTGTTGCCGACACTGCCGTCACCGGGGCCAACGAAGTCGCCCAGGCAGCGGTGGAGGGGGCGGAGAATGCAGCTGTGGCGAGCGGATTCGTCAGCACG GAGGAGGCGGGACCAGTGGCTGAGGAG gccgACCTTCCAAAGACAGAAGCTGGAGCTGAAGGACAAAGCGAACCGGCTGCACAGTAG
- the LOC117775760 gene encoding alpha-synuclein-like isoform X2: MDVLKKGFSMAKGGVVAAAEKTKAGVEEAATKTKEGVIYVGNKTMEGVVTGVNTVAQKTTEQANVVADTAVTGANEVAQAAVEGAENAAVASGFVSTADLPKTEAGAEGQSEPAAQ, translated from the exons ATGGACGTTCTGAAGAAGGGATTCTCCATGGCGAAGGGTGGAGTGGTGGCCGCTGCCGAGAAGACAAAGGCCGGCGTGGAGGAGGCCGCCACCAAGACCAAGGAGGGGGTCATCTATGTCG GAAACAAGACGATGGAGGGAGTCGTGACCGGAGTCAACACAG TTGCCCAGAAGACAACTGAACAGGCCAACGTTGTTGCCGACACTGCCGTCACCGGGGCCAACGAAGTCGCCCAGGCAGCGGTGGAGGGGGCGGAGAATGCAGCTGTGGCGAGCGGATTCGTCAGCACG gccgACCTTCCAAAGACAGAAGCTGGAGCTGAAGGACAAAGCGAACCGGCTGCACAGTAG
- the shld2 gene encoding shieldin complex subunit 2 isoform X1, which translates to MCERSKIHVFLGAPPPPSSDPASVSEAGDETEDRPPAGWRHLELTWTDRRLRPVTDAAGSSRDDVGDRLTQSSQVPDDQTNADQDEASTEADRTKEASGGRARTSCHFNTDQKKPGSDDHQPAARFMSRDDESDFEKEDRCSASVLEYLDDCFPAAQPVPRGPEPPHQCTYQPVCTNTQYLSTWTLSQAIILRGRRSNLSASSPAPPTPPKHTQMPPSVSSSTPELFSPEPSSPGASAELFSQLCSSPKVEEGGVVLQVTADCVLCSQEAVSPVKSPRFKKARLSEDTGTEATSGRTTAGHQGPTTPLVWCHKPGVRYSVLVAVVHPCHLKEVKVKSGPSAGSFVPLASIVVTDQSGIEMKVVLWRRAAFWALTVSPGDVLLITGLQVNEDRWRGETVLQSTFCSKLLNLGQITASTTPPALQLVDARSLSSLCGYLRERRPLLLSLPHPAPQDLTRLPYTTLRSLRVNTLVHALLRVTRTHISSEWRSEAESCWRSAVQSKAVLSVEQPDGHQGTLLLWGAAVSWLPRFNRDRAVVWDFHILLVREGLTSDLPELHSTPWSSIQPLDPTDRRAQHFLTPRCNHKGNSCSLELDLETLLSQKYSGDVELRVHVTAFHFQDAPSSQNAHQPVLDGSTPLDVVLETLSGDVTYAGCGRCSAELGTDTNGIYSPCYPCLPHTAVRRFYRPGVLAVSGRGYSQVCVQVPPVPLEKILSAPPDKLHRSSAPGSQVKHIQVAADRILTLVSLPKENFIISVRSHFLCDENSVPLRQDFTLLDLQFPS; encoded by the exons ATGTGTGAGCGGTCAAAGATCCACGTCTTCCTGGGggctcctcctcccccctcttctGACCCGGCCTCTGTGTCTGAGGCTGGGGACGAGACTGAGGATCGGCCCCCTGCTGGGTGGAGACACCTGGAGCTCACCTGGACAGACAGACGTCTGAGGCCTGTAACAG AcgcagcaggaagcagcagggACGATGTAGGTGATCGATTAACGCAGAGTTCACAAGTCCCAGATGATCAAACAAACGCTGATCAGGACGAAGCCTCAACTGAAGCGGATCGGACCAAAGAGGCATCGGGAGGACGAGCACGAACAAGCTGCCACTTTAACACGGACCAGAAGAAACCGGGCTCCGATGATCACCAACCCGCAGCAAGATTCATGAGCCGAGATGACGAATCAGATTTTGAAAAGGAAGATCGATGCTCGGCTTCAGTTCTTGAGTATCTGGACGactgtttccctgcagctcaACCAGTTCCACGAGGGCCTGAACCTCCACATCAATGTACATACCAGCCGGTGTGCACCAACACTCAGTACCTCAGCACCTGGACGCTGAGTCAGGCTATAATCCTGAGAGGCAGGCGGAGCAACCTATCAGCAAGCAGCCCTGCTCCTCCAACCCCGCCAAAACACACCCAAATGCCACCGTCCGTTTCCTCCAGCACACCGGAGCTCTTCAGCCCTGAGCCATCGTCGCCTGGAGCCTCTGCTGAGCTCTTCAGTCAACTCTGCTCATCCCCAAAAGTGGAGGAGGGGGGCGTCGTCCTCCAGGTCACAGCAGACTGCGTGCTCTGCTCCCAGGAGGCTGTGTCCCCTGTCAAGTCCCCCAGATTCAAGAAAGCTCGACTCTCTGAAGACACTGGGACTGAGGCGACATCGGGCCGCACCACAGCCGGGCACCAAGGTCCCACGACGCCTCTGGTCTGGTGTCACAAACCGGGGGTGCGGTACTCGGTCCTGGTGGCGGTGGTTCATCCCTGCCACCTGAAGGAGGTCAAG GTGAAATCGGGACCGTCGGCGGGTTCTTTCGTCCCTCTGGCGTCCATCGTGGTGACCGACCAGTCAGGCATTGAGATGAAGGTGGTGCTGTGGCGCCGGGCGGCATTCTGGGCTTTGACTGTGAGTCCTGGAGACGTTCTGCTCATCACAG ggCTCCAGGTGAATGAagacaggtggagaggagagacggTGCTGCAGTCCACCTTCTGCAGTAAGCTGCTCAACCTCGGACAGATCACCGCCTCCACCACGCCACCAG ctctgcagCTGGTTGATGCTCGCTCTCTAAGCTCTCTGTGTGGATACCTTCGAGAGCGCCGCcctctgctgctgtctctgcCTCACCCCGCCCCTCAGGACCTGACCCGTCTCCCTTACACTACCCTGAGGTCACTGAGGGTCAACACGCTGGTCCACGCCCTGCTGCgagtcacacgcacacacatcagCTCAG agtggcGGAGTGAGGCGGAGTCTTGCTGGAGGTCAGCAGTTCAGTCAAAAGCTGTTCTGTCTGTGGAGCAGCCGGACGGCCACCAGGGGACGCTGCTGCTGTGGGGAGCAGCTGTGAGCTGGCTGCCTCGCTTCAACAGAGacagag CGGTTGTGTGGGATTTCCACATCCTCCTGGTGAGGGAGGGTTTGACCTCCGACCTCCCCGAGCTGCACTCCACCCCCTGGAGCTCCATCCAGCCCCTGGACCCCACTGACCGGCGGGCGCAGCACTTCCTCACACCTCGATGCAACCACAAAGGAAACAGCTGCAGTCTGGAGCTGGACCTCGAGACGCTGCTGTCTCAGAAATACAGTG GTGACGTGGAGCTCAGAGTCCACGTCACCGCCTTCCACTTCCAGGATGCTCCATCCTCCCAGAATGCCCATCAGCCGGTCCTGGACGGCTCCACGCCGCTGGACGTTGTCCTGGAGACCCTGAGTGGGGACGTCACCTACGCTGGCTGTGGTCGCTGCTCCGCCGAGCTCGGTACCGACACCAACGGCATCTACAGCCCCTGTTACCCCTGCCTGCCCCACACGGCCGTACGCCGCTTTTACAG gccaGGTGTGCTGGCTGTGAGTGGGCGGGGCTACAgccaggtgtgtgttcaggttcctcctgttcctctggAGAAGATCCTCAGTGCTCCACCTGATAAACTGCACAGGAGCTCAG ctcCAGGCTCCCAGGTGAAGCACATCCAGGTGGCCGCAGACCGGATCCTCACCCTCGTCTCCCTCCCAAAGGAAAACTTCATCATCAGCGTCCGGAGCCACTTCCTGTGCGATGAGAACAGCGTCCCCCTCCGTCAGGACTTTACTCTGCTGGACCTTCAGTTCCCCAGTTGA
- the shld2 gene encoding shieldin complex subunit 2 isoform X3, protein MCERSKIHVFLGAPPPPSSDPASVSEAGDETEDRPPAGWRHLELTWTDRRLRPVTGSSRDDVGDRLTQSSQVPDDQTNADQDEASTEADRTKEASGGRARTSCHFNTDQKKPGSDDHQPAARFMSRDDESDFEKEDRCSASVLEYLDDCFPAAQPVPRGPEPPHQCTYQPVCTNTQYLSTWTLSQAIILRGRRSNLSASSPAPPTPPKHTQMPPSVSSSTPELFSPEPSSPGASAELFSQLCSSPKVEEGGVVLQVTADCVLCSQEAVSPVKSPRFKKARLSEDTGTEATSGRTTAGHQGPTTPLVWCHKPGVRYSVLVAVVHPCHLKEVKVKSGPSAGSFVPLASIVVTDQSGIEMKVVLWRRAAFWALTVSPGDVLLITGLQVNEDRWRGETVLQSTFCSKLLNLGQITASTTPPALQLVDARSLSSLCGYLRERRPLLLSLPHPAPQDLTRLPYTTLRSLRVNTLVHALLRVTRTHISSEWRSEAESCWRSAVQSKAVLSVEQPDGHQGTLLLWGAAVSWLPRFNRDRAVVWDFHILLVREGLTSDLPELHSTPWSSIQPLDPTDRRAQHFLTPRCNHKGNSCSLELDLETLLSQKYSGDVELRVHVTAFHFQDAPSSQNAHQPVLDGSTPLDVVLETLSGDVTYAGCGRCSAELGTDTNGIYSPCYPCLPHTAVRRFYRPGVLAVSGRGYSQVCVQVPPVPLEKILSAPPDKLHRSSAPGSQVKHIQVAADRILTLVSLPKENFIISVRSHFLCDENSVPLRQDFTLLDLQFPS, encoded by the exons ATGTGTGAGCGGTCAAAGATCCACGTCTTCCTGGGggctcctcctcccccctcttctGACCCGGCCTCTGTGTCTGAGGCTGGGGACGAGACTGAGGATCGGCCCCCTGCTGGGTGGAGACACCTGGAGCTCACCTGGACAGACAGACGTCTGAGGCCTGTAACAG gaagcagcagggACGATGTAGGTGATCGATTAACGCAGAGTTCACAAGTCCCAGATGATCAAACAAACGCTGATCAGGACGAAGCCTCAACTGAAGCGGATCGGACCAAAGAGGCATCGGGAGGACGAGCACGAACAAGCTGCCACTTTAACACGGACCAGAAGAAACCGGGCTCCGATGATCACCAACCCGCAGCAAGATTCATGAGCCGAGATGACGAATCAGATTTTGAAAAGGAAGATCGATGCTCGGCTTCAGTTCTTGAGTATCTGGACGactgtttccctgcagctcaACCAGTTCCACGAGGGCCTGAACCTCCACATCAATGTACATACCAGCCGGTGTGCACCAACACTCAGTACCTCAGCACCTGGACGCTGAGTCAGGCTATAATCCTGAGAGGCAGGCGGAGCAACCTATCAGCAAGCAGCCCTGCTCCTCCAACCCCGCCAAAACACACCCAAATGCCACCGTCCGTTTCCTCCAGCACACCGGAGCTCTTCAGCCCTGAGCCATCGTCGCCTGGAGCCTCTGCTGAGCTCTTCAGTCAACTCTGCTCATCCCCAAAAGTGGAGGAGGGGGGCGTCGTCCTCCAGGTCACAGCAGACTGCGTGCTCTGCTCCCAGGAGGCTGTGTCCCCTGTCAAGTCCCCCAGATTCAAGAAAGCTCGACTCTCTGAAGACACTGGGACTGAGGCGACATCGGGCCGCACCACAGCCGGGCACCAAGGTCCCACGACGCCTCTGGTCTGGTGTCACAAACCGGGGGTGCGGTACTCGGTCCTGGTGGCGGTGGTTCATCCCTGCCACCTGAAGGAGGTCAAG GTGAAATCGGGACCGTCGGCGGGTTCTTTCGTCCCTCTGGCGTCCATCGTGGTGACCGACCAGTCAGGCATTGAGATGAAGGTGGTGCTGTGGCGCCGGGCGGCATTCTGGGCTTTGACTGTGAGTCCTGGAGACGTTCTGCTCATCACAG ggCTCCAGGTGAATGAagacaggtggagaggagagacggTGCTGCAGTCCACCTTCTGCAGTAAGCTGCTCAACCTCGGACAGATCACCGCCTCCACCACGCCACCAG ctctgcagCTGGTTGATGCTCGCTCTCTAAGCTCTCTGTGTGGATACCTTCGAGAGCGCCGCcctctgctgctgtctctgcCTCACCCCGCCCCTCAGGACCTGACCCGTCTCCCTTACACTACCCTGAGGTCACTGAGGGTCAACACGCTGGTCCACGCCCTGCTGCgagtcacacgcacacacatcagCTCAG agtggcGGAGTGAGGCGGAGTCTTGCTGGAGGTCAGCAGTTCAGTCAAAAGCTGTTCTGTCTGTGGAGCAGCCGGACGGCCACCAGGGGACGCTGCTGCTGTGGGGAGCAGCTGTGAGCTGGCTGCCTCGCTTCAACAGAGacagag CGGTTGTGTGGGATTTCCACATCCTCCTGGTGAGGGAGGGTTTGACCTCCGACCTCCCCGAGCTGCACTCCACCCCCTGGAGCTCCATCCAGCCCCTGGACCCCACTGACCGGCGGGCGCAGCACTTCCTCACACCTCGATGCAACCACAAAGGAAACAGCTGCAGTCTGGAGCTGGACCTCGAGACGCTGCTGTCTCAGAAATACAGTG GTGACGTGGAGCTCAGAGTCCACGTCACCGCCTTCCACTTCCAGGATGCTCCATCCTCCCAGAATGCCCATCAGCCGGTCCTGGACGGCTCCACGCCGCTGGACGTTGTCCTGGAGACCCTGAGTGGGGACGTCACCTACGCTGGCTGTGGTCGCTGCTCCGCCGAGCTCGGTACCGACACCAACGGCATCTACAGCCCCTGTTACCCCTGCCTGCCCCACACGGCCGTACGCCGCTTTTACAG gccaGGTGTGCTGGCTGTGAGTGGGCGGGGCTACAgccaggtgtgtgttcaggttcctcctgttcctctggAGAAGATCCTCAGTGCTCCACCTGATAAACTGCACAGGAGCTCAG ctcCAGGCTCCCAGGTGAAGCACATCCAGGTGGCCGCAGACCGGATCCTCACCCTCGTCTCCCTCCCAAAGGAAAACTTCATCATCAGCGTCCGGAGCCACTTCCTGTGCGATGAGAACAGCGTCCCCCTCCGTCAGGACTTTACTCTGCTGGACCTTCAGTTCCCCAGTTGA
- the shld2 gene encoding shieldin complex subunit 2 isoform X2 — protein MCERSKIHVFLGAPPPPSSDPASVSEAGDETEDRPPAGWRHLELTWTDRRLRPVTAGSSRDDVGDRLTQSSQVPDDQTNADQDEASTEADRTKEASGGRARTSCHFNTDQKKPGSDDHQPAARFMSRDDESDFEKEDRCSASVLEYLDDCFPAAQPVPRGPEPPHQCTYQPVCTNTQYLSTWTLSQAIILRGRRSNLSASSPAPPTPPKHTQMPPSVSSSTPELFSPEPSSPGASAELFSQLCSSPKVEEGGVVLQVTADCVLCSQEAVSPVKSPRFKKARLSEDTGTEATSGRTTAGHQGPTTPLVWCHKPGVRYSVLVAVVHPCHLKEVKVKSGPSAGSFVPLASIVVTDQSGIEMKVVLWRRAAFWALTVSPGDVLLITGLQVNEDRWRGETVLQSTFCSKLLNLGQITASTTPPALQLVDARSLSSLCGYLRERRPLLLSLPHPAPQDLTRLPYTTLRSLRVNTLVHALLRVTRTHISSEWRSEAESCWRSAVQSKAVLSVEQPDGHQGTLLLWGAAVSWLPRFNRDRAVVWDFHILLVREGLTSDLPELHSTPWSSIQPLDPTDRRAQHFLTPRCNHKGNSCSLELDLETLLSQKYSGDVELRVHVTAFHFQDAPSSQNAHQPVLDGSTPLDVVLETLSGDVTYAGCGRCSAELGTDTNGIYSPCYPCLPHTAVRRFYRPGVLAVSGRGYSQVCVQVPPVPLEKILSAPPDKLHRSSAPGSQVKHIQVAADRILTLVSLPKENFIISVRSHFLCDENSVPLRQDFTLLDLQFPS, from the exons ATGTGTGAGCGGTCAAAGATCCACGTCTTCCTGGGggctcctcctcccccctcttctGACCCGGCCTCTGTGTCTGAGGCTGGGGACGAGACTGAGGATCGGCCCCCTGCTGGGTGGAGACACCTGGAGCTCACCTGGACAGACAGACGTCTGAGGCCTGTAACAG caggaagcagcagggACGATGTAGGTGATCGATTAACGCAGAGTTCACAAGTCCCAGATGATCAAACAAACGCTGATCAGGACGAAGCCTCAACTGAAGCGGATCGGACCAAAGAGGCATCGGGAGGACGAGCACGAACAAGCTGCCACTTTAACACGGACCAGAAGAAACCGGGCTCCGATGATCACCAACCCGCAGCAAGATTCATGAGCCGAGATGACGAATCAGATTTTGAAAAGGAAGATCGATGCTCGGCTTCAGTTCTTGAGTATCTGGACGactgtttccctgcagctcaACCAGTTCCACGAGGGCCTGAACCTCCACATCAATGTACATACCAGCCGGTGTGCACCAACACTCAGTACCTCAGCACCTGGACGCTGAGTCAGGCTATAATCCTGAGAGGCAGGCGGAGCAACCTATCAGCAAGCAGCCCTGCTCCTCCAACCCCGCCAAAACACACCCAAATGCCACCGTCCGTTTCCTCCAGCACACCGGAGCTCTTCAGCCCTGAGCCATCGTCGCCTGGAGCCTCTGCTGAGCTCTTCAGTCAACTCTGCTCATCCCCAAAAGTGGAGGAGGGGGGCGTCGTCCTCCAGGTCACAGCAGACTGCGTGCTCTGCTCCCAGGAGGCTGTGTCCCCTGTCAAGTCCCCCAGATTCAAGAAAGCTCGACTCTCTGAAGACACTGGGACTGAGGCGACATCGGGCCGCACCACAGCCGGGCACCAAGGTCCCACGACGCCTCTGGTCTGGTGTCACAAACCGGGGGTGCGGTACTCGGTCCTGGTGGCGGTGGTTCATCCCTGCCACCTGAAGGAGGTCAAG GTGAAATCGGGACCGTCGGCGGGTTCTTTCGTCCCTCTGGCGTCCATCGTGGTGACCGACCAGTCAGGCATTGAGATGAAGGTGGTGCTGTGGCGCCGGGCGGCATTCTGGGCTTTGACTGTGAGTCCTGGAGACGTTCTGCTCATCACAG ggCTCCAGGTGAATGAagacaggtggagaggagagacggTGCTGCAGTCCACCTTCTGCAGTAAGCTGCTCAACCTCGGACAGATCACCGCCTCCACCACGCCACCAG ctctgcagCTGGTTGATGCTCGCTCTCTAAGCTCTCTGTGTGGATACCTTCGAGAGCGCCGCcctctgctgctgtctctgcCTCACCCCGCCCCTCAGGACCTGACCCGTCTCCCTTACACTACCCTGAGGTCACTGAGGGTCAACACGCTGGTCCACGCCCTGCTGCgagtcacacgcacacacatcagCTCAG agtggcGGAGTGAGGCGGAGTCTTGCTGGAGGTCAGCAGTTCAGTCAAAAGCTGTTCTGTCTGTGGAGCAGCCGGACGGCCACCAGGGGACGCTGCTGCTGTGGGGAGCAGCTGTGAGCTGGCTGCCTCGCTTCAACAGAGacagag CGGTTGTGTGGGATTTCCACATCCTCCTGGTGAGGGAGGGTTTGACCTCCGACCTCCCCGAGCTGCACTCCACCCCCTGGAGCTCCATCCAGCCCCTGGACCCCACTGACCGGCGGGCGCAGCACTTCCTCACACCTCGATGCAACCACAAAGGAAACAGCTGCAGTCTGGAGCTGGACCTCGAGACGCTGCTGTCTCAGAAATACAGTG GTGACGTGGAGCTCAGAGTCCACGTCACCGCCTTCCACTTCCAGGATGCTCCATCCTCCCAGAATGCCCATCAGCCGGTCCTGGACGGCTCCACGCCGCTGGACGTTGTCCTGGAGACCCTGAGTGGGGACGTCACCTACGCTGGCTGTGGTCGCTGCTCCGCCGAGCTCGGTACCGACACCAACGGCATCTACAGCCCCTGTTACCCCTGCCTGCCCCACACGGCCGTACGCCGCTTTTACAG gccaGGTGTGCTGGCTGTGAGTGGGCGGGGCTACAgccaggtgtgtgttcaggttcctcctgttcctctggAGAAGATCCTCAGTGCTCCACCTGATAAACTGCACAGGAGCTCAG ctcCAGGCTCCCAGGTGAAGCACATCCAGGTGGCCGCAGACCGGATCCTCACCCTCGTCTCCCTCCCAAAGGAAAACTTCATCATCAGCGTCCGGAGCCACTTCCTGTGCGATGAGAACAGCGTCCCCCTCCGTCAGGACTTTACTCTGCTGGACCTTCAGTTCCCCAGTTGA